Proteins encoded in a region of the Tripterygium wilfordii isolate XIE 37 chromosome 21, ASM1340144v1, whole genome shotgun sequence genome:
- the LOC119989213 gene encoding ribosome biogenesis protein BMS1 homolog has translation MAVSGGGKDQSHKAHRSHQSGASAKKPKDNKRKRPSEEVDGDGDHDKSKQQKRNPKAFAFKSSVKAKRMQSRAVEKEQKRLRNPIPDRSYGEPPPYVVVVQGPPKVGKSLLIKCLVKHYTKQNLPEVRGPITIVSGKQRRVQFVECPNDINGMIDAAKFADLALLLIDGSYGFEMETFEFLNILQMHGFPKVMGVLTHLDKFKDPKKLRKTKQRLKHRFWTEIYDGAKLFYLSGLINEKYTKREIHNLARFISVMKFSPLSWRTSHPYILVDRFEDVTATERVQTNPKCDRNVILYGYLRGCNLKKGTKVHIAGVGDYTLAGVSELADPCPLPSAAKKKGLRDKEKLFYAPMSGLGDLLYDKDAVYININDHFVQFSKVDDENQKTTRKGNERDVGEVLVKSLQNTKYSLDEKLQNSFINYYSRKPGISSEAQNDVKNAHQHVDQVDVDPSMQPQSGKKIEADLDDSESSDQDEAFPSGAMMTSEGNDSDNENGSKSEQEIHLGHSEFHCGRLRRKVFLQNDVDHNDVKESDEENDHADSSDDNDDGDDNDGSDKDDLESQTYSGSDFSDDDEGDTKSDEDDMGNISKWKESLVERTLSRQNVNLMQIVYGKSASASASASTGSVNEEEEKSEDGESDGEEFFRPKGEGSKNLRGEDGEIVNAEDCSRFLNYGNLKDWKKEEIYESIRDRFVTGDWSKAARRNQNLGADVEEDDSVYGEFEDLETGERYEGHRTDDSGDALIQKENNSESEERRLKKLALRAKFDAQFDGSELSDGEIDEKDGAKFHHTQANESEHFDKLKEEDELRRQKNIAELNDLGETDRLEIEGFRTGMYLRLEVHDVPCEMVEYFDPCHPILVGGLGRHGEENVGYMQARLKRHRWHRKVLKTRDPIIVSIGWRRYQTTPVYAIEDRNGRHRMLKYTPEHMHCLAMFWGPLAPPKTGVVAVQNLSNNQAAFRITATAVVLESNHAAQIVKKIKLVGYPCKIFKKTALIKDMFTSDLEVARFEGAAVRTVSGIRGQVKKAAKEEIGNQPKKMGGVPREGVARCTFEDKILMSDIVFLRAWTQVEVPTFYNPLTTALQPRDETWQGMKTVAELRRDLNIHIPVNKDSLYKPIERTPKKFNPLIIPKSLQAALPFASKPKDIPSRKMPLLENRRAVVMEPHERKVHALVQHLQLIKHEKMKKRKLKEEQKRGALEAEKAKDEKLTKERQREQRRERYRVQDKQKKKMKRVSES, from the exons atggcTGTTTCCGGTGGCGGCAAGGACCAGTCTCACAAAGCGCACAGGTCGCACCAGTCTGGCGCCTCTGCAAAGAAGCCAAAGGATAATAAGAGGAAGCGCCCTAGCGAAGAAGTTGACGGTGATGGAGACCATGACAAATCTAAGCAGCAGAAGCGAAACCCTAAG GCATTTGCTTTTAAGTCATCCGTGAAAGCCAAGCGAATGCAGTCGAGAGCGGTTGAGAAAGAGCAGAAGAGGCTTCGTAATCCTATTCCTGATCGGTCTTATGGTGAGCCACCTCCATATGTAGTTGTGGTGCAGGGACCGCCTAAG GTTGGAAAATCGCTTTTAATTAAATGTCTTGTAAAGCATTACACCAAGCAAAATTTACCTGAGGTCCGAGGCCCAATTACTATCGTATCAG GCAAGCAAAGGCGGGTACAATTTGTGGAGTGCCCAAATGATATAAATGGCATGATCGATGCTGCAAAGTTTGCTGATCTGGCACTGCTTCTCATAGATGGAAGTTATGGTTTTGAAATG GAAACATTTGAGTTCCTTAATATTTTGCAAATGCATGGATTCCCAAAGGTTATGGGAGTTCTTACACATCTGGATAAGTTCAAGGATCCAAAGAAACTGAGGAAAACAAAGCAACGACTGAAACATCGTTTCTGGACAGAGATATATGATGGAgcgaaattattttatttatctgGTTTGATTAATGAAAA gtacacaaaacgtgaaattcacAATCTTGCCCGGTTCATATCCGTCATGAAATTTAGTCCTTTGTCTTGGCGAACTTCTCATCCTTACATTTTGGTAGATCGCTTTGAAGATGTTACTGCTACTGAAAGAGTACAGACCAATCCCAAATGTGACAGGAATGTCATTCTCTATGGTTATTTGCGAGGCTGTAATTTGAAAAAGGGGACAAAG GTGCATATTGCTGGTGTCGGTGATTATACTCTAGCTGGTGTTTCAGAACTTGCTGATCCTTGTCCTTTACCATCAGCTGCCAAAAAGAAGGGACTGCGTGACAAGGAGAAACTCTTTTATGCGCCAATGTCCGGCCTTGGGGATCTCCTGTATGACAAGGATGCTGTCTATATAAACATAAATGATCACTTTGTTCAATTTTCCAAAGTTGATGATGAGAATCAGAAAACAACACGAAAAG GAAACGAAAGGGATGTGGGTGAGGTTTTGGTGAAGTCACTTCAGAATACAAAATATTCACTTGATGAGAAGTTACAAAATAGCTTCATTAACTATTACAGTCGGAAGCCTGGCATCTCATCAGAAGCTCAGAATGATGTGAAAAATGCTCATCAACATGTAGATCAAGTTGATGTGGACCCTTCAATGCAACCTCAATCTGGCAAAAAAATTGAAGCAGATCTGGATGATTCAGAGTCGTCAGATCAAGATGAAGCTTTTCCAAGTGGTGCGATGATGACTAGTGAAGGTAATGACTCTGATAATGAAAATGGCAGCAAATCAGAGCAGGAAATTCACCTGGGACATTCTGAGTTTCATTGTGGAAGGCTAAGAAGAAAGGTTTTCTTGCAAAATGATGTTGACCATAATGATGTGAAG GAGTCAGATGAAGAGAATGATCATGCTGATAGTAGTGACGATAATGATGACGGCGACGACAATGATGGCAGTGATAAAGATGATTTGGAGAGTCAGACATATTCTGGTTCTGATTTTTCTGACGACGATGAAGGGGACACCAAAAGTGATG AAGATGACATGGGAAACATATCGAAGTGGAAGGAGTCATTAGTGGAGCGTACTCTCTCTAGACAAAATGTTAACCTCATGCAAATTGTCTATGGGAAATCTGCATCAGCATCAGCATCAGCATCAACCGGTTCTGTAAATGAAGAGGAGGAGAAAAGTGAGGACGGGGAAAGTGATGGAGAAGAGTTTTTTAGGCCAAAAGGAGAAGGCAGTAAG AATTTAAGAGGAGAAGATGGTGAAATTGTTAATGCTGAAGACTGTTCCAGGTTTCTGAATTATGGTAACCTCAAAGATtggaaaaaggaagaaatatATGAAAGTATCCGAGATCGTTTTGTTACCGGTGACTGGTCGAAAGCTGCTCGCAGAAATCAAAACTTGGGCGCTGATGTTGAAGAGGATGATTCTGTTTATGGTGAGTTTGAAGATCTAGAGACGGGAGAGAGGTATGAGGGCCATCGTACAGATGATTCTGGGGATGCTTTAATCCAGAAAGAAAACAACTCAGAAAGTGAGGAGCGAAGGCTAAAAAAGCTCGCACTTCGTGCCAAATTTGATGCACA ATTTGATGGATCCGAGTTATCAGATGGGGAAATAGATGAGAAAGATGGAGCCAAGTTTCATCACACTCAAGCAAATGAAAGTGAACATTTCGACAAG CTAAAGGAGGAGGATGAACTTAGAAGACAAAAGAATATTGCTGAACTCAATGATCTTGGTGAGACTGATCGATTAGAGATAGAGGGTTTTCGTACAGGAATGTATTTAAGATTGGAGGTTCATGATGTTCCCTGTGAGATGGTTGAGTATTTTGATCCTTGCCATCCTATTCTGGTTGGGGGCCTTGGTCGTCATGGTGAGGAAAATGTTGGATACATGCAG GCCAGGTTAAAGCGACACAGGTGGCACAGAAAAGTTTTGAAGACACGAGACCCCATAATCGTGTCCATTGGGTGGAGGCGTTACCAAACTACACCTGTTTATGCGATTGAGGATCGTAATGGGAGGCATCGCATGCTCAAATACACTCCAGAACACATGCATTGTCTTGCCATGTTCTGGGGTCCCCTTGCCCCGCCCAAAACAGGAGTGGTTGCTGTACAGAATTTATCAAACAACCAG GCTGCATTCCGCATCACAGCAACTGCAGTTGTGCTTGAGTCTAACCACGCTGCTCAGATAGTTAAGAAAATCAAGCTGGTTGGTTATCCATGCAAGATCTTCAAGAAGACTGCACTTATCAAGGATATGTTCACTTCAGACCTTGAAGTTGCTCGGTTTGAAGGTGCGGCTGTTCGAACTGTCAGTGGTATCCGGGGACAGGTCAAAAAG GCTGCAAAGGAAGAGATCGGTAACCAACCCAAAAAGATGGGAGGGGTACCCAGAGAGGGGGTTGCAAGGTGCACTTTTGAGGACAAAATTCTGATGAGTGATATTGTTTTCCTGCGTGCGTGGACTCAAGTTGAAGTTCCTACCTTCTACAACCCGTTAACCACAGCCCTCCAACCACGTGATGAGACTTGGCAAGGAATGAAAACTGTTGCTGAATTGAGAAGAGACCTTAATATTCATATTCCTGTTAATAAGGATTCGCTATACAAG CCAATTGAAAGGACACCCAAGAAGTTCAACCCGCTAATAATTCCCAAGTCATTACAAGCTGCTCTCCCATTTGCATCCAAACCGAAAGATATACCCAGTCGGAAAATGCCACTCCTTGAAAATAGAAGAGCTGTTGTCATGGAGCCTCACGAGCGTAAAGTTCATGCTCTTGTTCAACACCTTCAACTGATTAAGCATGAGAAG
- the LOC119987856 gene encoding uncharacterized protein LOC119987856, which translates to MYRKPFTERVDRISLPRGFRPPDFSLFSGKHAQSFMEHIAYFIIQYGEVGSEDDYKLKLFGNSVTFITFYWYIKLPNNSIDTWTEMEETFYKQFYKEEPEVTEEDLSRITQFLRESIESFLTRFKEARLRCNFEILEGEVVALAMKGMLVQFRKKFDDLDFQDFYHLTIRFVRYEREVAVAEILSKKYYICKYIIKLEPPKQPATGLSKSVKFYAYDVSKIEKIFDCLLAYKIIKLPLGHIIPPPKEIQKKTYCKYHNSWSHFTNNCVAFRNKIQARIEREDFIVLEPAMGVDFDPFPPEMGAHMDSINIGHMPSDR; encoded by the exons ATGTATCGTAAGCCTTTTACTGAGAGAGTAGACCGTATTTCACTTCCCAGAGGATTTCGACCTCCTGAtttctctttgttctctggaaAACACGCCCAATCATTCATGGAGCATATAGCTTACTTTATTATTCAGTATGGTGAAGTTGGCTCGGAAGACGATTACAAACTCAAATTGTTTGGGAACTCTGTCACGTTTATAACCTTCTATTGGTATATCAAGTTACCCAATAACTCTATTGATACATGGACAGAAATGGAAGAGACTTTCTATAAGCAATTCTACAAAGAAGAACCAGAAGTCACGGAGGAGGATTTGTCAAGAATCACTCAGTTTCTAAGAGAGTCGATTGAGTCGTTTCTTACCAGGTTCAAGGAAGCCAGACTTCGATGCAACTTTGAGATTCTAGAAGGAGAAGTGGTGGCATTGGCAATGAAAGGGATGCTTGTTCAATTTAGAAAGAAGTTCGACGACTTGGACTTCCAAGACTTCTATCACCTAACTATCAGATTTGTCCGCTATGAAAGA GAGGTGGCTGTAGCCGAGATTCTAAGCAAGAAGTACTACATTTGCAAATATATTATCAAGTTAGAACCTCCTAAGCAGCCAGCTACAGGATTGTCCAAGTCAGTCAAATTCTATGCTTATGACGTATCCAAAATAGAGAAgatctttgattgccttctggcATACAAGATTATCAAGCTACCTCTAGGGCATATAATTCCTCCTCCAAAAGAAATTCAGAAGAAAACTTATTGTAAGTACCACAACTCTTGGAGTCACTTTACCAATAATTGTGTAGCTTTCAGGAATAAAATTCAAGCAAGGATAGAGAGAGAAGACTTTATTGTTCTCGAACCAGCAATGGGAGTGGATTTTGATCCATTTCCTCCAGAGATGGGAGCTCATATGGATTCAATCAACATAGGCCACATGCCTAgtgat CGTTAA